The following are encoded in a window of Primulina huaijiensis isolate GDHJ02 unplaced genomic scaffold, ASM1229523v2 scaffold3245, whole genome shotgun sequence genomic DNA:
- the LOC140968078 gene encoding uncharacterized protein, giving the protein MDSYGVLSFLIILKEAIQLLPKNGKLMALVTLLSALLSVITYAAFRFSILGLAQDMASVSKSLVPDPSSFDPSDPSSFTSDPSKLQDQLDHMKQILLVLYAVEIAFIFIFLIISFATTMAIILVAAASRVGNSLSMKDLLSRIGRTWTKPFLTSIYVTMHAFGLFAIIGLFAAPVVIYPSVVTILIAVSFAIVAFFFYLYFLVIWTLAIVVSVVEDGCYGMVAMGKASELVKGQRLKGYMLTLSFFLLSLIMLVIYQVIYRVKGLSSAVIYGLFIVGFSYLLKILQVVAYTLFYFHCKKLHGEEPEIDIGVFKYELLPTTAK; this is encoded by the coding sequence ATGGATTCTTATGGAGTTCTCAGCTTCTTGATAATCCTGAAGGAAGCAATCCAGCTTCTTCCCAAAAATGGGAAACTCATGGCATTAGTAACCTTATTgtctgctcttctgtcagtgatAACCTATGCCGCATTTCGCTTCTCCATTCTAGGATTGGCACAGGACATGGCATCTGTTTCAAAATCTTTAGTGCCCGATCCGAGCTCTTTTGACCCTTCCGACCCTAGCTCGTTTACAAGTGACCCCTCCAAATTACAAGATCAGCTTGATCACATGAAACAAATCCTTCTGGTTCTCTATGCTGTCGAAATCgccttcattttcattttcttaatcatCTCTTTTGCCACAACCATGGCAATTATCCTAGTAGCTGCCGCGTCACGCGTCGGGAACTCGTTATCGATGAAAGATTTGCTTTCGAGGATCGGCAGAACATGGACAAAGCCGTTTCTTACAAGCATTTACGTAACAATGCATGCGTTCGGCCTTTTCGCAATCATCGGGCTTTTTGCTGCTCCTGTGGTCATTTATCCGAGCGTGGTCACGATTTTGATCGCGGTTTCTTTCGCGATAGTCGCTTTTTTTTTCTACCTTTACTTCCTGGTTATTTGGACTCTAGCCATAGTTGTTTCAGTCGTGGAAGATGGCTGTTACGGGATGGTGGCCATGGGAAAAGCTTCGGAACTTGTCAAGGGTCAAAGATTAAAGGGTTACATGCTGACTCTTtccttttttcttctttctttgatTATGTTAGTGATCTATCAGGTAATATATCGGGTTAAAGGGCTTTCAAGTGCAGTAATTTATGGGTTATTCATTGTGGGATTTTCATATTTGCTGAAGATTTTGCAAGTTGTGGCATATACTCTGTTTTATTTTCATTGCAAGAAGCTACATGGGGAAGAGCCAGAGATAGATATTGGAGTCTTCAAGTATGAGCTGCTGCCCACAACTGCTAAGTAA
- the LOC140968079 gene encoding glycerophosphodiester phosphodiesterase GDPDL6-like, with protein MIGHLLLLLLLTHTIEAQDGIGKLPPPPQRKWMTLNGNQPEIAANGGYSGFFPPSSLEAYKFAGDSSIPGTILYCDLHFTKDNDGFCVSEINLMNTTNIQDVDPTGAKVYNINGQETHGWFGLDYPAEVIFQKVGLRQNIFTRTEVYDGTPIVSPSQLAVDGNGQPLKTPPRMWLNIQYDIFYQQNKISPEKFLLERSNVLPEFISSPEIGFLKSIGPKLGEAKTKIIFQFLAEDVQEPTTKETYGSLVNKLSMIKSFASGILVPKEYIWPMNKARILQSSTNLVQDAHKLGLTVYASGFANDNYLSYNYSYDPTREYLQFIENSQFSVDGFLTDFPSTASEAIGETSDAYLNIRMLQESFQFAIFLIALIISHNGASGDFPGATDLAYQTAIEDGADIIDCSVQLSKDGIAFCLDRADLMKTTTAATLYMDRSMIVPEIQSADGIFSFDLTWSEIQSLTPQIESSYDNDLVRNPGNKNKGKFVTLPEFLELAKTKAVTGVLIFIQNAAYLASNKNLDIVDTVSTALTKASFDKQLTQKVLIQSDDSSVLLKFKNFPNYQRVLYINPSISGAPHQVAQEVKKYADAVLVHRDAIVMSSDYFALNFTSTVPALHAANISVYVGVLKNEFQNFIMDYLSDPYVEITTMYSQKVDGFVTDYPATANSFVRSTCTSNGSTYVINPLEPGLLYQPDKAEKVAEPPLLSTGDIVDPPLPAVTKNSPADSASNSTAASESPASTPKSSSPSIVISKAHFFFAAMVGILTMFIVE; from the exons ATGATAGGCCATTTACTTCTGCTTCTTTTGTTGACACATACCATTGAAGCTCAGGATGGTATTGGGAAGTTGCCTCCTCCTCCTCAAAGAAAATGGATGACTCTAAATG GTAATCAACCTGAGATAGCAGCCAATGGTGGATACTCGGGATTTTTCCCTCCCTCTAGTCTCGAGGCTTATAAATTCGCAGGCGATTCTAGCATTCCTGGAACAATTTTGTACTGCGATCTGCATTTTACAAAGGACAATGATGGCTTTTGTGTTTCTGAAATCAATCTAATGAACACAACAAATATTCAAGATGTGGATCCTACAGGAGCAAAGGTGTACAACATAAATGGACAAGAAACCCATGGATGGTTCGGCTTGGATTACCCCGCCGAAGTCATTTTCCAGAAAGTGGGCT TGCGCCAGAATATATTCACCAGAACAGAAGTATATGATGGTACACCGATCGTGAGTCCTTCCCAGTTGGCAGTCGACGGGAACGGGCAGCCACTAAAAACTCCCCCAAGAATGTGGCTAAACATTCAG TACGATATCTTCTATCAGCAAAATAAAATCAGTCCGGAGAAATTTCTGCTAGAGAGATCTAATGTATTACCAGAGTTCATCTCATCTCCTGAGATAGGTTTCTTGAAGAGCATTGGACCAAAGTTGGGGGAGGCCAAAACAAAGATCATTTTCCAGTTTCTTGCAGAAGATGTTCAGGAGCCAACGACTAAAGAGACGTATGGTTCACTTGTTAACAAGCTCTCTATGATCAAATCTTTTGCATCTGGGATTCTTGTACCAAAGGAATACATTTGGCCTATGAACAAGGCAAGAATCTTGCAGTCTTCAACAAACCTCGTACAAGATGCTCACAAGCTAGGCCTTACGGTTTATGCTTCAGGTTTTGCTAATGATAACTATTTGAGTTACAATTATAGCTACGATCCCACCAGAGAGTACCTTCAATTCATCGAAAATTCTCAGTTTTCGGTCGATGGGTTTTTGACAGATTTCCCTTCAACTGCTTCAGAAGCCATCGGTGAGACTTCT GATGCCTACCTCAATATAAGAATGCTTCAAGAGTCATTCCAA TTTGCCATTTTCTTGATAGCTTTAATCATATCCCACAATGGAGCAAGTGGTGATTTCCCGGGAGCTACTGATCTTGCATATCAGACGGCAATAGAAGACGGTGCTGATATAATCGACTGCTCGGTTCAGTTATCCAAAGACGGAATCGCCTTTTGCTTAGATAGAGCAGACCTTATGAAGACTACTACAGCGGCAACGCTTTACATGGACCGATCCATGATCGTACCAGAAATCCAATCAGCAGACGGAATCTTTTCTTTTGATCTCACATGGAGCGAAATTCAATCTTTAACTC CTCAAATCGAGAGTTCCTACGACAACGACCTCGTTAGAAACCCTGGAAACAAGAATAAGGGGAAGTTTGTGACCCTTCCTGAGTTCTTGGAACTGGCCAAGACGAAAGCAGTTACTGGAGTACTGATCTTCATTCAG AATGCCGCCTATCTTGCTTCGAACAAGAATCTTGACATAGTCGACACGGTATCCACAGCCCTTACCAAGGCCTCATTCGATAAGCAATTGACTCAAAAAGTTCTGATTCAATCAGATGATAGCTccgttttattaaaatttaagaaCTTCCCCAATTACCAAAGAGTACTTTACATCAATCCCTCGATAAGTGGTGCACCGCATCAAGTAGCACAAGAAGTCAAGAAATACGCTGATGCAGTTTTAGTGCACAGAGATGCGATTGTTATGTCATCTGATTATTTTGCTCTCAACTTCACGAGCACCGTACCAGCACTGCACGCTGCTAATATCTCAGTATATGTCGGAGTCCTCAAGAATGAGTTCCAGAACTTTATAATGGATTACCTATCCGATCCTTATGTCGAGATAACCACTATGTATTCCCAAAAGGTCGATGGATTCGTGACAGATTATCCAGCCACTGCAAATTCATTTGTTA GGTCGACTTGTACGAGCAACGGATCAACATATGTCATAAATCCGTTGGAACCAGGCCTGCTCTATCAGCCAGATAAGGCAGAAAAAGTGGCTGAACCCCCTCTACTCAGCACGGGAGACATAGTCGATCCACCCCTACCAGCAGTGACCAAGAATTCGCCAGCTGATTCTGCATCGAACTCTACTGCTGCAAGCGAATCTCCAGCTTCAACACCAAAGTCTTCGAGCCCGTCAATAGTTATAAGTAAGGCGCATTTCTTCTTTGCTGCAATGGTTGGAATTCTAACCATGTTCATTGTAGAGTAA
- the LOC140968160 gene encoding VAMP-like protein YKT61 has protein sequence MVKITALMVLKCIPEGLDPVILANASDLSSFGFFQRPSVREFIVFVGRTVAKRTSPGQRQSVQHEEYKVHSYNRNGLLALGFMDDHYPVRSAFSLLNQVLDEYLKNFGESWKTVQSDNAQPWPYLNEAITKFQDPAEADKLLRIQRELDETKIILHKTIDSVLERGEKLDSLVEKSSDLSAASQMFYKQAKKTNQCCTIL, from the exons ATGGTGAAGATCACGGCTTTGATGGTATTGAAATGCATCCCGGAGGGTTTAGATCCAGTTATACTGGCGAACGCGTCGGATCTAAGCAGTTTCGGTTTTTTCCAACGCCCCAGCGTTAGGGAATTTATCGTCTTTGTCGGCCGGACTGTTGCTAAGCGCACCTCACCTGGCCAACGCCAGTCCGTGCAGCATGAAG AATACAAGGTTCATTCCTACAATAGAAATGGCTTGCTTGCATTGGGGTTTATGGATGACCATTATCCTGTCCGAAGTGCATTTTCGTTGCTCAACCAG GTCTTGGATGAGTACTTAAAGAACTTTGGCGAGTCTTGGAAAACTGTGCAGTCTGATAATGCTCAACCATGGCCCTATCTAAATGAGGCGATCACCAAATTTCAG GACCCTGCTGAGGCTGACAAGCTGTTGAGAATTCAACGGGAGTTGGATGAAACCAAAATTATTCTT CACAAGACAATTGACAGTGTCTTAGAACGAGGTGAGAAGCTTGATAGTCTGGTTGAGAAGAGTTCAGATCTTAGTGCGGCTTCTCAG ATGTTTTATAAGCAAGCGAAGAAAACCAATCAATGTTGTACGATCTTATAA
- the LOC140968087 gene encoding ABC transporter I family member 1 translates to MTLRRPPLPRLLLSNVSCMRNGQQILRHVNITIRDGGALVLTGANGSGKTTFLRMMAGFSRPSAGEILWNGHDIMESGVYHQYKLQLNWLSLKDAIKNKFTVLDNVQWFEVLEGKQGKALPAVELMGLGRLANEKARMLSMGQRKRLQLARLLAIDRPIWLLDEPSVALDDDGVKLLEYIIAEHRKKGGIVIVATHLPIQIEDAMFLRLPPRFPRRMTFVDMLDRSGFD, encoded by the coding sequence ATGACTTTGCGTAGACCACCACTTCCTCGGCTGCTCCTTAGCAATGTCTCTTGCATGAGAAACGGACAGCAAATCCTTCGCCATGTGAACATCACCATCCGCGATGGAGGAGCCCTTGTTCTAACTGGTGCAAATGGCTCAGGCAAAACCACTTTCTTGCGCATGATGGCTGGCTTCTCCAGACCATCAGCTGGCGAAATACTTTGGAATGGGCATGACATTATGGAATCTGGTGTGTACCATCAGTACAAGCTTCAGCTAAACTGGCTTTCCCTAAAAGATGCCATCAAAAACAAGTTTACTGTTCTTGACAATGTTCAGTGGTTCGAAGTTCTTGAAGGCAAGCAAGGGAAGGCCCTGCCGGCCGTAGAATTAATGGGGCTAGGAAGATTAGCAAATGAGAAAGCACGAATGCTCTCAATGGGTCAGCGAAAAAGGTTGCAACTTGCCAGATTATTGGCCATTGATAGACCAATTTGGTTGCTGGATGAGCCTTCGGTGGCATTGGATGATGATGGAGTCAAGTTACTCGAGTATATAATTGCCGAGCACAGAAAGAAGGGTGGAATTGTTATTGTGGCAACTCATCTACCGATTCAAATTGAAGATGCAATGTTTTTAAGATTGCCACCGAGGTTCCCTAGAAGGATGACCTTTGTCGACATGCTCGACCGGAGTGGATTCGATTAG
- the LOC140968158 gene encoding two-component response regulator ORR22-like isoform X2, with protein MTVEETMSGNKNHDKFPVGLRVLAVDDDPICLKLLDTLLRKCQYHVITTSQARTALTMLRENKDRFDLVISDVHMPDMDGFKLLELVGLEMDLPVIMLSANGDPKLVMKGVTHGACDYLVKPVRIEELKNIWQHVLRRKKLDSNNKNKSPGHAKYHHENDEGNGSTSRNDADQNGKINKKRKDEDDENDDGHESEDPATQKKPRVIWSIELHRKFVSAVNHLGIEKAFPKRILDLMGVEGLTRENVASHLQKYRLYLKRISSVATQQANMAATFGVNGSHFMRMASFEGLENFGTFSGQGRLANVSSSPYTTSGGLLGTLNIPANISLTPSAIGKTSLAVSSSSQNTSLFQGTRSSLEQDQLQQNVMKFNSMNDSRIFMAGNTFTGSQELIGSSRNYLNSSPNNPTVVHENGSSLNMVSSNSESLNSSFTTENRPQLLQKNPSNGPYLHNMKINLPSTTMENSRNYMQWQESSIGKVQNMNQEYNQMWGASTTFASLNVPENGFVGPFSQNSDHNTRSCNEKMDMVLNDRLIGGGASSLLRRKLESGFVSQSYDSLDDLEHEGTMATPEFGFDDYCFGQGL; from the exons ATGACTGTGGAGGAAACTATGAGTGGAAATAAAAATCATGATAAATTTCCAGTGGGGCTGCGCGTTCTTGCTGTGGATGATGACCCGATATGCTTGAAGTTGTTGGATACTCTGCTAAGGAAATGCCAGTATCATG TTATTACAACGAGTCAGGCGAGAACAGCGTTGACGATGTTAAGAGAAAACAAAGATAGATTTGACCTTGTGATCAGTGATGTGCATATGCCAGATATGGATGGTTTTAAGCTTCTAGAACTTGTCGGTCTCGAAATGGATCTGCCGGTTATCA TGTTGTCAGCCAATGGTGACCCCAAACTCGTCATGAAAGGAGTTACACATGGCGCTTGTGATTATTTGGTGAAGCCAGTTCGAATTGAGGAGCTGAAAAACATATGGCAACACGTACTTAGAAGAAAGAAGCTCGATTCAAATAACAAGAATAAATCCCCTGGTCATGCCAAATATCACCATGAAAATGATGAAGGTAATGGATCTACTTCAAGGAATGATGCGGATCAGAATgggaaaattaataaaaagagGAAAGATGAGGACGATGAGAATGATGATGGGCATGAATCTGAAGATCCTGCAACACAGAAGAAGCCTCGAGTAATCTGGTCTATCGAGCTTCACAGGAAGTTCGTCTCTGCTGTCAATCACTTGGGGATTGAAA AGGCTTTTCCAAAAAGGATTCTTGACCTGATGGGTGTCGAAGGGCTTACTCGGGAAAATGTGGCGAGCCATCTTCAG AAATACAGGTTGTACCTGAAAAGGATTAGTTCTGTCGCAACTCAGCAAGCGAATATGGCAGCCACATTCGGGGTGAATGGTTCCCATTTCATGCGAATGGCTTCCTTCGAGGGACTTGAAAATTTTGGAACTTTTTCTGGACAAGGACGACTGGCAAATGTCTCCTCGTCCCCTTATACAACCTCTGGTGGCTTACTCGGTACACTGAATATTCCTGCAAATATAAGCCTTACCCCATCTGCTATTGGAAAAACGAGCCTTGCTGTTTCATCTTCAAGTCAAAACACGAGTTTATTTCAAGGAACTCGGTCATCTTTGGAACAAGATCAGTTGCAACAGAATGTAATGAAATTCAATAGTATGAATGATTCAAGAATCTTTATGGCTGGTAATACATTTACAGGCAGTCAAGAACTTATTGGTAGCTcaagaaattatttaaatagCAGCCCAAATAATCCCACAGTGGTACACGAAAATGGATCGTCTCTCAACATGGTTTCTTCCAACTCGGAATCCTTGAACTCCAGTTTCACTACAGAGAACAGGCCTCAATTACTTCAGAAGAATCCTTCGAATGGTCCTTATTTACACAACATGAAGATTAATCTTCCTTCAACCACTATGGAAAATTCAAGAAACTATATGCAATGGCAAGAAAGTTCGATCGGAAAGGTTCAGAATATGAATCAAGAATACAACCAAATGTGGGGAGCAAGCACTACTTTTGCTTCTTTGAATGTTCCCGAAAATGGTTTTGTGGGCCCCTTTAGCCAAAATTCGGACCACAATACTCGATCCTGCAATGAGAAGATGGATATGGTGTTGAATGACAGATTGATTGGAGGAGGCGCTTCTTCGTTGCTCCGACGAAAGCTGGAAAGTGGCTTCGTTTCTCAGAGTTATGATTCTTTGGATGATTTA GAACATGAAGGAACAATGGCAACTCCCGAATTCGGCTTCGATGATTACTGTTTTGGACAAGGTCTATGA
- the LOC140968158 gene encoding two-component response regulator ORR22-like isoform X1, whose product MTVEETMSGNKNHDKFPVGLRVLAVDDDPICLKLLDTLLRKCQYHVITTSQARTALTMLRENKDRFDLVISDVHMPDMDGFKLLELVGLEMDLPVIMLSANGDPKLVMKGVTHGACDYLVKPVRIEELKNIWQHVLRRKKLDSNNKNKSPGHAKYHHENDEGNGSTSRNDADQNGKINKKRKDEDDENDDGHESEDPATQKKPRVIWSIELHRKFVSAVNHLGIEKAFPKRILDLMGVEGLTRENVASHLQKYRLYLKRISSVATQQANMAATFGVNGSHFMRMASFEGLENFGTFSGQGRLANVSSSPYTTSGGLLGTLNIPANISLTPSAIGKTSLAVSSSSQNTSLFQGTRSSLEQDQLQQNVMKFNSMNDSRIFMAGNTFTGSQELIGSSRNYLNSSPNNPTVVHENGSSLNMVSSNSESLNSSFTTENRPQLLQKNPSNGPYLHNMKINLPSTTMENSRNYMQWQESSIGKVQNMNQEYNQMWGASTTFASLNVPENGFVGPFSQNSDHNTRSCNEKMDMVLNDRLIGGGASSLLRRKLESGFVSQSYDSLDDLVSSMIKLEHEGTMATPEFGFDDYCFGQGL is encoded by the exons ATGACTGTGGAGGAAACTATGAGTGGAAATAAAAATCATGATAAATTTCCAGTGGGGCTGCGCGTTCTTGCTGTGGATGATGACCCGATATGCTTGAAGTTGTTGGATACTCTGCTAAGGAAATGCCAGTATCATG TTATTACAACGAGTCAGGCGAGAACAGCGTTGACGATGTTAAGAGAAAACAAAGATAGATTTGACCTTGTGATCAGTGATGTGCATATGCCAGATATGGATGGTTTTAAGCTTCTAGAACTTGTCGGTCTCGAAATGGATCTGCCGGTTATCA TGTTGTCAGCCAATGGTGACCCCAAACTCGTCATGAAAGGAGTTACACATGGCGCTTGTGATTATTTGGTGAAGCCAGTTCGAATTGAGGAGCTGAAAAACATATGGCAACACGTACTTAGAAGAAAGAAGCTCGATTCAAATAACAAGAATAAATCCCCTGGTCATGCCAAATATCACCATGAAAATGATGAAGGTAATGGATCTACTTCAAGGAATGATGCGGATCAGAATgggaaaattaataaaaagagGAAAGATGAGGACGATGAGAATGATGATGGGCATGAATCTGAAGATCCTGCAACACAGAAGAAGCCTCGAGTAATCTGGTCTATCGAGCTTCACAGGAAGTTCGTCTCTGCTGTCAATCACTTGGGGATTGAAA AGGCTTTTCCAAAAAGGATTCTTGACCTGATGGGTGTCGAAGGGCTTACTCGGGAAAATGTGGCGAGCCATCTTCAG AAATACAGGTTGTACCTGAAAAGGATTAGTTCTGTCGCAACTCAGCAAGCGAATATGGCAGCCACATTCGGGGTGAATGGTTCCCATTTCATGCGAATGGCTTCCTTCGAGGGACTTGAAAATTTTGGAACTTTTTCTGGACAAGGACGACTGGCAAATGTCTCCTCGTCCCCTTATACAACCTCTGGTGGCTTACTCGGTACACTGAATATTCCTGCAAATATAAGCCTTACCCCATCTGCTATTGGAAAAACGAGCCTTGCTGTTTCATCTTCAAGTCAAAACACGAGTTTATTTCAAGGAACTCGGTCATCTTTGGAACAAGATCAGTTGCAACAGAATGTAATGAAATTCAATAGTATGAATGATTCAAGAATCTTTATGGCTGGTAATACATTTACAGGCAGTCAAGAACTTATTGGTAGCTcaagaaattatttaaatagCAGCCCAAATAATCCCACAGTGGTACACGAAAATGGATCGTCTCTCAACATGGTTTCTTCCAACTCGGAATCCTTGAACTCCAGTTTCACTACAGAGAACAGGCCTCAATTACTTCAGAAGAATCCTTCGAATGGTCCTTATTTACACAACATGAAGATTAATCTTCCTTCAACCACTATGGAAAATTCAAGAAACTATATGCAATGGCAAGAAAGTTCGATCGGAAAGGTTCAGAATATGAATCAAGAATACAACCAAATGTGGGGAGCAAGCACTACTTTTGCTTCTTTGAATGTTCCCGAAAATGGTTTTGTGGGCCCCTTTAGCCAAAATTCGGACCACAATACTCGATCCTGCAATGAGAAGATGGATATGGTGTTGAATGACAGATTGATTGGAGGAGGCGCTTCTTCGTTGCTCCGACGAAAGCTGGAAAGTGGCTTCGTTTCTCAGAGTTATGATTCTTTGGATGATTTAGTGAGTTCCATGATCAAACTG GAACATGAAGGAACAATGGCAACTCCCGAATTCGGCTTCGATGATTACTGTTTTGGACAAGGTCTATGA